The sequence below is a genomic window from Variovorax paradoxus B4.
CAGCCACGCAAAGCTCACGTGGGCGAAGCTGCGCGAGCATCACTTCGCGGGCCTGGGCTACCACTCGCCCAACATGGAACTGAGCCACCGCGCCAGGCTGTCGCGCAGGGCCACGGGCTTCGACCAGGAGGCGATTGCGACGCTGATTCTTTCGGGGCGCTTCCTGGGCTTTCTGCCTGACCACTATGCGCAGGTGTTCGAGCAGCGCGGGCTGATGAAGGCCGTGCTGCCGGCGCGGTTCAACTACGCGTGCCGGTTCGTGAGCTTGCTGCGGCGGTCGCCGAAGCCTTCACGGGCGGTGCTGGCGTTTCAGGAGTGCCTGGAGAAGGCGCATGCCTGAATTCGGGGTGCGATCACGCCGGACGGGAGCGTGATTCAGAGCAGTCGTTGATCGGCGGTACTCCACCAGCGTGCCCACGGTGGCCTCGTGCACCCGCCCTGAAAACCGATTCGACTACCGCTGCCCGCCGCCAGGCAGCAACAGATGCTTGGCGCCGATGTGCGCCTCCATCTCGTGCATGTGCGCCTCGGCATCGACCATGTGCTCGGCCATCAGGCGGCGCACGGTTTCGGCGTCTTCGCGGCGGTAGGCGTCGAGCAACTGGGTGTGATAGTCGACGTTGGCCTCGCCGAAATGGTGGTGGTCCAGCGCCTTCTTGTAGACCACGAGGTCGCGCAGCAGGTCGTTGAGGAAGCGGCACATGAAGGACAGCACCGGATTGGGGCAGGCCTCGGCCAGCATGGTGTGAAACGCGAGCTCGGCCTCGCGCTGCGTGCGCAGTTCGTCCTCGTTGGTGGGCTCTATCGTGCAAAGGCGCACGTTGGCTTCGAGCCGCTCGAACTGCTCGGGCGTCAGCCTGCCGACGACGCTCACGGCCAGCTCGGGCTCCAGCACCTTGCGCAGCTGGTAGATGTGGTGCCCGTCCAGGTGGTGAAAGTGCAGGAAGTTGCGCAGCGGCTCCGACGCATGGTCGACCGACACCTGCTGCAGGTAGGCGCCGCCGCCGGGGCCGGTGCGGATGGAGACCAGCCCGCGCACCTCCAGCGCCTTCAACGCCTCGCGCACCGTGCTCTTCGAATAGCCGAAGAGCTCGATCAGTTCCTTCTCGTTCGGCAGCCGGTCGCCGGGCTGCTTGCGCTCGGCAACGATCCAGCGCTTGACGTCCTCGACGATGACGTCGGAGAGCTTCTGCCGTTTGGCACGGGTGTGTCCAAAGGTCATGGCGTCCTGCGTCGATTTCATGCGTAAAGGGTCATTTCGGGGTGATGAGGGGCTCTGAGCAGGTATCGGGCCCGGACCTGCCGGATTTTGGCACGGCCATTGCTAGCGGGTTTTTACCAGCATATTAATCATATTTATCCGCTTAAATTCGTTGCCGACTTCAGGCAGCACCTTTCTCTTCCCTCCCATCCACGTCCGGAGAATCCCATGCAACGCAGACACCTTCTTCAGCTCGCCGCCCTGTCGGCCGCTCCCGCCTCGCTCCTGGCCGGCCGCGCGGCCTTCGCCCAATCGGCCGATGCGATCCGCTTCGGCTGCCCGGTTCCGATGTCGGGCGCCTTCGCGGCCAACGGCAAGTTCGCCGACCTGGGCATGAAGCTGGCCATCGAGCAGTACGGCAGCGTGCTGAAGCGCCCGCTGGCCTACACGGTGCTCGACACCGAAGGCAAGCCGGCCACAGCGGTGCGCAAGGTGCAGGAAGCCTCGCAGCAGCAGGGCGCCAAGTTCTTCGCGGGCGGCATCCTGTCGTCCGAAGCGCTGGCCATGGGCAAGGAGGCCGAGAAGGCCGGCGGCGTCTTCATCACCACCGCGGGTGCGGACGAGATCACGGGCAAGGACTGCAACCCGGCCACCTTCCGCTGGTCGGTGCCCACCTTCGGCGCCATCGAGCAGACGGTGCGCCCGCTGATCGCCACCATGCCGAAGGCCAAGCGCTGGTACACCATCACGCCGCAGTACGTGTTCGGCGAAGGCCTGCTGGGCGCGGCCAAGAACATCTTCCAGGAGAAGGGCATCGAGCACGTGGGCAACAGCTACCACTCGCTCAATGAGAAGGAGTTCAGCGGCTATCTCACCAACGCCATGGCCGCCAAGCCCGACGTGCTGCTGCTGCTGAACTTCGGCGCACAGTCGTCGGCCGCGCTGCGCCAGGCGGTGAGCTTCGGCATGCACAAGAACATGACGATCCTCATGGCCTGGGCCTCGGGCCTGGAGCAGTTCGACGAGCTGGGCGCCGACCTGTGCGACGGCGTCTACTTCGGCGCGCAGTACTGGCACACCGCCGACACCACCCTCAACAAGGACCTGGTGAAGCTCACGGCCGACAAGCTCAAGATCGTGCCCAACTACAGCCTGGCGGGCTCGTATGTCTGCACCAAGATCCTCATCGACGGCATCGTGAAGGCGGGCACCGTGGACCAGAAGGCCGTCATCGCGGCGCTCGAAGGCATGAAGTACGAGGGGCTCACGGGCACGGAAGAAATCCGCAAGGCCGACCACCAGGTCATCAAGGACTACTACCTGCTCAAGGGCAAGGCCAAGTCGAAGATGAAGAACCCGGCCGACTATGTGGACGTGGTGAGTTCGGGCAAGTCCTTCCTTGCAGTAGACAAGACCGGCTGCAAGCTGGCCTGAGGCCGCAAAGGACACCGACGCGCGCATGACCGTCTACCTGCTCCAGACCATCAACGGAATCGGCATCGGCATGCTGTATTTCCTGCTGGCCGTTGGCTTGTCCATCGTGTTCGGCCTGCTGCGCTTCGTGAATTTTGCGCACGGGGCTTTCTATCTGCTGGGCGCGTACCTGTGCTTTCAGGCCATGCAATGGGGGCTCGACTTCTGGGCCGCGCTGGTGCTGGTGCCGCTGTGCGTGGGCGCGCTGGGCTGGCTGGCCGAGAAGCTGCTGCTGCGCCGCGTCTATGCCAAGGCGCACGAGTTCCACATTCTCGTGACCGTGGGGCTTGCGCTCGCGGTGCAGGAGATCGTCATCGTGTTCTGGGGGCCGCTCGGCAACAGCGTGGCGACGCCCGAGCTGCTGCAGGGCGTGGTGATGTGGGGCAGCTTCATCTATCCCAAGTACCGGCTGTTCGTGATCGGCTTCACCGCCGTGCTCGCGGTGCTGCTGTGGTGGGTGCTCGAAGGCACGCGCCTGGGCAGCGCGGTGCGCGCGGGCAGCGAATCGACCGAGATGGTGTCGCTGCTCGGCATCAATGTGTTCCGGGTGTTCAGCCTGGTGTTCGCGCTGGGTGCGGCCACCGCGGCACTGGCCGGCGTGCTGGCCGCGCCGATCCGGGGCGCGGAGCCTTTCATGGGCGTGGAGGCGCTCAGCGTGGCTTTCGTGGTGGTGGTGATCGGCGGGCTCGGCAGCTTCGGCGGCGCGCTGGTCGGCGGCCTCTTGATCGGCATCGTGCAGAGCCTCATGAGCACCATCTGGCCGCCGGGCGCGAGCCTGATGATCTATGTCGCGATGGGGGCCGTGCTGCTGTTGCGCCCGCATGGCCTGCTCGGCCGCAGAGGATGAACACCGCCATGCCCAAAAAAATCACTTTCCTGCTGGCGCTCGTCGTTGCGCTGGTCCTGCCGCTGGTGCTGCGCTCGGGTTCGCTCGCGAGCGAGGTGCTGATCTATGCGCTGGCGGCCCTGGGCTGCAACCTGCTGCTGGGCTACACGGGGCTGCTGTCGTTCGGGCAGGGCATCTTCTTCGGGCTGGGCAGCTACACCATCGCGATCCTGCTCACGCGGCTTTCTCTGCCGATGCCGCTTGCCTTGCTTGCGGCCATTGCCATGGGCGCATTGGGCGCGGCGGTGGTCGGCTGGGTCGCGATCCGCCAGCGCGGCACCTATTTCGTGATGCTCACGCTGGCCTTCGCGCAGATGTTCTATTTCGTGGCGTACACCGCTTCGGGACTCACGGGCGGCGACAACGGGCTGCTCGACGTGCCGCGCCCCGCCTTCATGGACACGCCCTGGAAGTACTACGCCTTCGTGGCCGTGATGTTCCTCATCGCCTTCGGCCTGCTGCTGCGCGTGACCGATTCGGTCTTCGGCCGCACGCTGCTCGCCATCCGCGACAACGAGGACCGCGCCGCCGCGGTGGGCTACGACCTCAAGCGCTTCAAGCTGCTGGCCTTCGTGATCTCGGGCGCCGTCACCGGCCTGGCGGGCGGGCTGCACGCCATGATGACCGGCATCGCGCCGCTGTCGAATGCCGAGTACCACACGAGCGAGATGATCCTGGTCATTACCGTGATCGGCGGCACCGGCAACCTGTTTGCCTCGGTGCTGGGCTCGGCCTTCTACGTGCTGCTGGCCGACTGGCTCTCCACGCTGTGGCCGCGGTGGCTGCTGTTGCTGGGGCTCTTGCTGATCGGCGTGAGCATCGGCATGCAGCGCGGCCTCTGGGGCCTGGGCGAAAGCGCATGGCGCCGTGTGTTCCGCAAGGCGCCGCCTTCGGTGGCGGCCGCGCCTGGCGTGAAGGGAGAAAAGGCATGACGCAACCCATCCTGATCGAAGCCATCGGCGTCACCAAGCACTACGGCAAGTTCGCCGCGCTCGGCGGGGTCGACCTGAAGATCAAGCGCAACACCGTGCACTCGGTGATCGGGCCCAACGGCGCCGGCAAGACCACGCTGTTCCACATGCTCACAGGCACCGGCACCACCACGGGCGGCCGCATATTGTTCGACGGCCACGACGTGACGCACGAGCCCGACCACAAGCGCGTGCAGCGCGGCATGGCGCGTTCGTTTCAGGTGACCAGCCTGTTCGCGAGCCTTTCGGTGCGCGAGAACCTGCGCGTGGCGGCGCAGGGCATCGCGCCGCGCCAGGCCATGAACTGCTGGCGCGCGCCGGTCGGCGAACGCGCCTGCGCCGAGACGGTGGCCGAGGTGCTGGAACGCGTGGGCCTGCAGCGGCTGGCCGACGCGTCCGCCAGCGAGCTTTCGCATGGCCAGCAGCGCCGCCTCGAGGTGGGCATGGCACTGGCCGCGAAGCCGAAGGCCATCTTCCTGGACGAGCCGACCTCGGGCATGGGCATCGACGACCTCGACGACATGAAGCGGCTGATCCGCGGCCTGCGCGATGCGCACACCGTGGTGCTGATCGAGCACAACATGAACATCGTGATGGACATCTCCGACACCGTGACCGTGATGCAGCTGGGCCGCGTGCTGGCCGAGGGGCTGCCGGGGGACATCCGGGCCGATGCGCGCGTGCGCACGGCCTACCTGGGCAACATGATCACCGGGGGCAAGGCGTGAGCGCAAAGAACATTCTCGAAGTCGAGGCGCTGCACGCGCACTACGGCAAGAGCCACGTGCTGCAGGGCGTGTCGATGACGGTGGGCGAGGCCGAACTGGTCACGCTGCTGGGCCGCAACGGTGCGGGCAAGTCGACCACGCTCAAGAGCATTGCCGGCGCCGTCACGCCCAGCGGCGGCCGCGTGCGCTTCCAGGGCGCGGACATCGCGGGCCTGCCGCCGCATCGCATTGCCACGCGCGGCGTGTGCCTGGTGCCCGAGCACCGCGGGGTCTTCAAGCTGCTCACGGTGGAAGAAAACCTGCTGCTCGGCCAGCGCCGCGATTCGCCCTGGCAACTGGGCGACATCTACCGCATCTTCCCGCGCCTGAAGGAGCGGCGCCGCAATGGCGGCGGCCAGCTCTCGGGCGGCGAGCAGCAGATGCTGGCCATCGGCCGCGCGCTCATGAACCATCCGCGGCTGCTGATTCTCGACGAGCCGGTCGAAGGGCTCGCGCCGGTCATCGTGGAGGAAATCGTCGCCCAGCTGAAGAGCATCAAGGCGGCCGGCGTGGCCATCCTGCTGGTCGAGCAGAACCTGGAAGTCTGCGTGCAGCTGGCCGACCGCCACTACATCCTCGAGCAGGGCGTGATCGTGCACGAGGCGGGCAACTCCGCCTTCATGGCCGACCACGATGTGAAAGACCGCTATTTGGGCGTGGGCCTTGCTTGAGGCTTCGCGCATCCCTTCTTCTTTTTGCAAAGCCATGAACTCACCAACCCAACTCCGCATCAATGGCGACCGTCTCTGGAACTCGCTGATGGAACTGGCGAAGCTCGGCGCCACCGAGAAGGGCGGCGTCTGCCGCATCGCGCTGACCGACCTCGACCGCCAGGGCCGCGATCTCTTCACCCGCTGGGCGCGCGAAGCCGGCTGCGAGGTGCGCGTCGACCGGATCGGCAATATCTTCGCGCGCCGCGCCGGCCGCGACGACACGCGGCCCGCGGTGGTCACCGGCAGCCACATCGACACCCAGCCCACGGGCGGCAAGTTCGACGGCAACTATGGCGTGCTGGCCGGGCTGGAAGTGCTCCGCAGCCTGAACGATGCGAACGTCGTCACCGAGGCACCGCTGGAAATTGCCGTCTGGACCAACGAGGAGGGCTCGCGCTTCGTGCCGGTGATGATGGGCTCGGGCGTGTTCGCCGATGCCTTCACGCTCGAGCATGCCCTCGCGCAGCGCGACAACGACGGCATCAGCGTGGCCGAGGCGCTGGCTTCCATCGGCTATGCGGGCACCGCACCGGCTTCGGCCGCGGCGTCGCCGGTGGGTGCGTATTTCGAGGCGCACATCGAGCAGGGGCCGGTGCTCGAGGCCAACGAGCGCGTGATCGGCGTGGTCGAGGGCGCGCTCGGCCAGCGCTGGTACGACGTGGTGGTGCAGGGCATGGAAGCGCATGCCGGCCCCACGCCCATGGAGCTGCGCAAGGATGCGCTGCTCGCGGCCTCCGAACTGGTGATCGAGGTCAACCGCATCGCGCTGGCCCATGCGCCGCATGCGCGCGGCACGGTCGGCTGGATCGACAGCTATCCGAATTCGCGCAACGTGATCCCGGGCCGCGTGAAGCTCAGCGTCGACCTGCGCGCGGCGGACGACGTGGTGCTGTCGGCCATGGACGCCGAGCTGAAGGAGACGGTGCAGCGCATCGCCGCCAAGGGCAAGGTCGAGGCCACGGTGGAGCAGGTCGTCTACTTTCCCCCGCAGCCCTTCACGCCCACGCTCGTGTCGGCCGTGCGCGAGGCCGCGCAGGCGCAGGGCATGACCTGGATGAACGTGATCAGCGGCGCGGGCCACGACGCGGTGTACCTTGCGCGCGTGTGCCCCACGGCGATGATCTTCGTGCCCTGTCTCGATGGCATCAGCCACAACGAGATCGAGGATGCGCAGCCCGGCCACCTCGAGGCGGGCTGCAATGTGCTGCTGCAGGCAATGCTGCAGAGCGCGGGAGTGGCGTCGTCATGAAGGTGCTGATTGCGCGGCTCAACCACGAGACCAACACCTTCTCGCCGGTGCCGACGCCGCTCGCGGCCTTCGGCCCCGACGGCCCTACGTTCGGAGAGCAGGCCTACAAGGACAACAAGGGCATGCGCACCGCGATGTCCGCCTTCATCGACCTGGCCGAGCAGGCCGGTGCAACGCTGGTCACGCCGGTGTCGGCCTCGGCCAATCCGAGCGGGCCGGTCGATGCGCAGGCCTACACCACGCTCACGCAGTGCATCGTCGATGCCGCGCCGGGCTGCGACGCCATCCTGCTCGACCTGCACGGCGCCATGGTGGCGCAGAACAGCGCCGACGGCGAAGGCGACCTGCTGCTGCGGCTGCGCGCCGCGGCGCCCGGCGTGCCCATCGGCGTGGCGCTCGACCTGCACGCCAACGTGACGCCGGCGATGGTCGGCAATGCCGACGTGATCGTCGGCTTCAAGACCTATCCGCACATCGACATGTACGAGACCGGCGAGCATGCCGGCCGCCTGCTGTTCGACCTGCTCGCAGGAAGCAGCAGGCCCGCGATGCGCTGGCACCCATTGCCCCTGATGGCGCACACGCTGCGCAGCGCCTCGTTCACCGGTGCGATGCAGCGGGCCATCGAGGCGGCGCGCGCCGCCGAAGCATCGGAATCGCTCGCGGTGTCGATCTTTGCCGGCTTCTCGCTGTCGGACATCGAGGCGCCCTGCATGAGCGTGGTGGTGGTCGATGCAGAAGCGCCCGAGCGCGCGCAGGCCACGGCCGACCGGATCGCCAGGCAGATGTGGGACGAGCGCGAGGCGTTCATCTACCGCAGCGAGCCGCTGGCCGAGTCGATCGCGCGGGCCAAGGCCATCGCCGACGGCGCGACGCGTCCGGTGCTGCTGCTGGACCATGGCGACAATTGCATGTCGGGCGGCAGCTGCGACACCATGGACGTGCTGCAGGAGGCGCTGGCGCAGGGGCTCGACGGCATCGGCGTGGGCCCGCTGTGCGATCCGGCCGCGGTGGCCGAGCTGATCGCGGCGGGCGAGGGCGCCGAGGTGACGGTGGCGCTCGGCAACAAGGTGTCGCTCGAAGGCATAGGGCTGTCGAAGAAGCCCGTGACGCTGACCGGCACGGTGCGCACCGTCGGCAACGGCGAATATGTGATCACCGGCCCCACCTACACCGGCCAGCGCAGCAGCATGGGCCGCACGGTGCTGTTCGACATCGGCGCCGCGCGCATCGTGGTGACCGAGCGCACGCAGGAGCCCTGGGACATCGGCGTCTTCGAATGCGCGGGGCTCGATCCGCGCAAGGAACGCTTCCTGCTGCTCAAGTCGCGCATGTACTGCCGGCCGGTGTTCGAGCCGATCTCCGCGGCGCTGGTCGAGTGCGACAGCCCGGGCGTGACCAGCTCGGACTACAGCCTGTTCCCGTTCTCCAAGGTGCGCAGGCCGGTCTTTCCGCTCGACATGGTCTGACCAGCTGGGGTGTGGTCTACCTATGCAAAAAAATTGCATAGGTAATTGGAGGTACACCCCGATACTGCGGCGCTTCCGACCATGAAGCCCACCGCGTGAACACCTTTGCCCAGAGCGCCGTCGCGGCCTGGCAGCTGCTCGTGTCCGGCGATCCGGTGCTGTTGGCCATCGTCGGCCGTTCGCTCGCGGTCAGCGCCAGTGCCTGCGTGCTGGCCTGCGGCCTGGGCCTGCTGCTGGGGGCCTGGCTGGGCGTGGCGCGCTTTCGCGGCCGCGCCGGCTTGCTCACGCTGCTGAATACCCTGCTGGCGCTGCCGTCGGTGGTGGTCGGGCTGGTGATCTATCTGCTGCTGTCGCGTTCCGGCCCGCTCGGCTTCCTGGGCTGGCTGTTTTCGTTCAAGGCCATGGTGCTGGCGCAGACGGTGCTGGTGCTGCCGGTGGTGACGGCGCTCACGCGCCAGGCCATCGAGGATGCCGAGCGTGCGCATGGCGAGCAGCTGAGCTCGCTCGGCGCCAGGCCGCTGGTGCGGGCGCTGCTCCTGGTGTGGGACGAGCGCTACGCGCTGCTCACGGTGCTGATCGCGGCGTTCGGCCGCGCGGTATCGGAAGTGGGCGCGGTGATGGTGGTGGGCGGCAACATCGACGGCTTCACGCGCGTGATGACCACGGCCATCGCACTCGAAACCAGCAAGGGCGACCTGCCGCTGGCACTGGCCCTGGGCATCGTGCTGCTGGGCGTGGTGCTGGTGCTCAACCTCGCGATTGCCGCCGTGCGGGGCTGGCGCGAGCGGGTCGACGGCGGGGGCGGCGAAGGCGGCGGCATGGCGGCCTGGTGGCGGCCGGAGGCGCGCCCGTGAACGAACGCGCGCAGCTCGCGAGCGTGGACGCCACCGTCTTCGCGCTCCATGGCGTCGACGTTCGCCTGGGGCGCGTGGCGGCGCTGCAGGGCGCGACCCTGACCATCACGGCCGGCGAGCGCGTGGCCCTCATCGGCGCCAACGGCAGCGGCAAGACCACGCTGCTGCGGCTGCTGCACGGCCTGGTCCCGCATGCGGCGGGAAGCTTCACCAGCGCCGCGCCGCGCCGCCACCAGGCCATGCTGTTCCAGCGCCCGCACATGCTGCGCGCCTCGGTGGTGGTCAACGTGGCGGTGGCGCTGTGGCTGCGCGGCATGCGCTGGCGCGATGCCCGCCGCGCCGCCATTCCGGCGCTGGCGCGCGTGGGCCTGGAAGACCTGGCCGACCGCAACGCCCGCGCCCTGTCGGGCGGCCAGCAGCAGCGGGTGGCGCTGGCGCGCGCCTGGGCGCTGCATCCGGCGGTGCTGCTGCTCGACGAGCCCACGGCCAGCCTCGACCCGACCGCCAAGCGCGAGGTCGAGACGCTCATCGCCGAAGCCGCCGTCGGCCGCACGCTGGTGTTCGCGAGCCACAACCTCGGGCAGGTCAAGCGGCTGGCCAGCCGCGTGGTCTACCTCGAGCACGGCCGTGTGCTGGCCGATCTGCCCGTCCACGATTTCTTCCATGGGCCCCTGCCGGAAGAGGCCCGCCTGTTCGTCAAAGGAGAGTTGGCATGAATCCGTTCCTCAAGCAGCACCGCGCAAGCGCGGGCATCCGCGCCTCGCTGGCCGTTGCGGTCTTCTTCGTGGCGGCCGGCGCCGCGCGCGCCGAGACCATCACCATGGCCTCGACCACGTCCACCGAGCAGTCGGGCCTGTTCTCGCACCTGCTGCCGGCTTTCAAGAAAGCGAGCGACATCGACGTCAAGGTGGTGGCGGTGGGCACCGGCCAGGCCATCGACATGGCCAAGCGCGGCGACGCCGACGTGCTGTTCGTGCACGACACCGCGGCCGAGGAGAAGTTCGTGGCCGAGGGCTTCAGCGCCAGGCGCTATCCGGTGATGTACAACGACTTCGTGCTGGTGGGCCCGCAGGCCGACCCGGTTGCCACGAAGGGCGGCGACATCGTCGCCGCGCTGAAGAAGATCGCGGCCGCCAATGCGCCTTTCGTGTCGCGCGGCGACAAGAGCGGCACCGACGCGGCCGAGCGCCGCCTCTGGACGCAGACCGGCGTGGCCGAGGCGGGGCAGCCGGTGCCCGACGAGCGCAAGGGCACGGGCTACAAGGAGTGCGGCTGCGGCATGGGGCCGGCGCTGAACATCGCGGCCTCGTCCGGCGCCTATGTGCTGGCCGACCGCGGCACCTGGCTCAGCTTCAAGAACCGCGCCGGGCTGGCGGTGCTGGTCGAGGGCGACAAGCGGCTGTTCAACCAATATGGCGTGATGGTGGTGAGCCCGGCGAAATTCCCCTCGCTCAACAGCCGGGGCGCGCAGAAGTTCGTCGACTGGGTGATCTCGCCGGCCGGGCAGCAGACCATTGCCGCCTACAAGATCGGCGGCGAGCAGCTGTTCTTTCCCAACGCACGGTCGAACTGAGCGGCGCATGCCGCCGCGCATCGTTGCATGACCTGCGAGGTCATCGACGCCGCGCGTGCCCGGCGCGACCATTCCTTCACCCCGCGATGTTGCGGGTCGAACCCTCGAAAGGAAATGGTCATCATGAACACCGCCGCACACGACGCCGCCGCCATTGCCCAACGCTACATCGCGGCCTGGAACGAAACCGATGCCGCGCGCCGCGCCGAGCTGATCGCGGCCGCCTGGACGGCCGATGCGCACTACGTGGACCCGCTGGCGCAGGCCAGCGGCCGCGAGCAGATCGGCGCGCTGATCGGTGCCGTGCACCAGCGCTATCCGGGTTTCCGCTTCAACCTGTTCGGCAAGCCCGAGGCGCATGGCGACAACCTGCGCTTCTCGTGGACCCTGGGCCCGAGCGGCGCCGAAGACCTGATCCAGGGAACCGACTTCGCCCGGCTCGACGCGGGCAAGCTGCAGTCGGTGACCGGTTTCCTGGACAAGGTGCCGGTCGGAGCATGAACACGCTTCAGTCCGCGGATCCCGAGGCGCGCCCGCGCCACAGCTTGCGGTAGACCGTGGCGCGGCTGATGCCGAGGGTGCGGGCGGCTTCGGCCACGTTGCCGCGGGCGTCGGCCACGGCCTTGCGGATCAGCGCGGTTTCGACGTCGCGCAGCCGCGGCCGGGCTTCGGGCACCGCGCCCGGCGAGCCCTTGCCGCCGCGCTGGGGCCGGACCTGCACGCGCAGGCCCGACCAGAGCGGCACCTCGAGCACGGCATCGCCGCGGCGGGCCGCATCGAACAGCATCTCCAGCGGCAGCGCGAACAGGTCGTTGCAGTGCAGCGCATGCTGGCTGCGCGCCAGCGGCTGGTGCAGCATCTGCCGCGCCGCGGCGTTCGCGCCTGTCACGGTGCCGCCGGCGTCGACGCACAGCAGCCCGTCGGTGGCTTCGCCGCGCGGGCAGCCCGGCCACGAGAGATGCAGCCGCAGCTCGCAGGGCTCGTTCAGCACCAGCATGTTCTCGATGCTGCGCGCCGAAAGCGTGGCCAGGTGCCGCAGCTCCGGCCGCTCCACCGCCTGCACGCCGGTCAGGTCGAGCATGCCGATGCAGTCGCCCTGGGGGCCGAAGAGCGGCGCGCCGGCGCAGCTGTAGACGCTGGTGTCCTCGAAGAAGTGTTCGCCGCGGTGCAGCCACACCGATTCCTGCTCGGCCAGTGCGGTGCTGATGGCGCTGGTGCCGACCGCGCGCTCCGACAGGTCGACGCCGACGCGGGCGATGTTGCGGGCGTCGCGGCTGGCGGTGTCGGTGCCGTCGGGCAGCGGGCCCACATCGACCACGATGCCCTCGGCATCGGTCAGGACGGCGAAATAGCGCGTGTCGGCAATGGCGCGGGACAGCCGCTCGATCACCGGCCTGGCCGCCAAGATCAGCGCGCGGTTGCGCTCGGCCACGTCGCGCACGGCCGACTTGCCCACCGGTTCGAAGCTGACCCGCTGCTGCGGCTGCCGCCCCGCTTCCATGCAGCGCTCCCAGGAACGCAGGATCCATGGCTCGACGCGCGCGGTGCCCCGCGAGCGGGAGGCGTCGCCATGGATCAGCTCCCGGCGGGCCTGCGCAATGGCGACGGAACGCTCGGGGAGGGGCAGGACGATGGAGGCGGACATCGGGTCGGGTCGCTCGGGTGGGGCGTCTTTTTTGAAACTTGCCGGGCCGCAAGTTGTTTCATTTTGAGAATTTCGTACGCACCGCGCAAGCGGCGAGGGTTTTGCCTAGGATAGTGCACCGGGCCGGCATCCAAGATGCCTTTTGCTGAACCAGCCATCACCTTCAACGGAGACAGCCAAATGCAGGTAGCTTTCACGGTCAACGGCCGACCGGCCACGGTCGACGCGCCCCCCAATACCTTCCTGGTGCACGCCATCCGCGAGCATCTCCATCTCACCGGCACCCATGTCGGCTGCGACACCGCCCAGTGCGGCGCGTGCACCGTTCACATGAACGGCCGCGCGGTGAAATCGTGCAACATCCTGGTCGGGCAGGCGGCCGGTGCGGAAATCACCACCATCGAGGGCATCGCCCAGCCCGACGGCACCATGCACCCCATGCAGGCGGCCTTCAAGGAATGCCATGGCCTGCAGTGCGGTTTCTGCACCCCCGGCATGGTCATGA
It includes:
- a CDS encoding FadR/GntR family transcriptional regulator; its protein translation is MKSTQDAMTFGHTRAKRQKLSDVIVEDVKRWIVAERKQPGDRLPNEKELIELFGYSKSTVREALKALEVRGLVSIRTGPGGGAYLQQVSVDHASEPLRNFLHFHHLDGHHIYQLRKVLEPELAVSVVGRLTPEQFERLEANVRLCTIEPTNEDELRTQREAELAFHTMLAEACPNPVLSFMCRFLNDLLRDLVVYKKALDHHHFGEANVDYHTQLLDAYRREDAETVRRLMAEHMVDAEAHMHEMEAHIGAKHLLLPGGGQR
- a CDS encoding ABC transporter substrate-binding protein; the protein is MQRRHLLQLAALSAAPASLLAGRAAFAQSADAIRFGCPVPMSGAFAANGKFADLGMKLAIEQYGSVLKRPLAYTVLDTEGKPATAVRKVQEASQQQGAKFFAGGILSSEALAMGKEAEKAGGVFITTAGADEITGKDCNPATFRWSVPTFGAIEQTVRPLIATMPKAKRWYTITPQYVFGEGLLGAAKNIFQEKGIEHVGNSYHSLNEKEFSGYLTNAMAAKPDVLLLLNFGAQSSAALRQAVSFGMHKNMTILMAWASGLEQFDELGADLCDGVYFGAQYWHTADTTLNKDLVKLTADKLKIVPNYSLAGSYVCTKILIDGIVKAGTVDQKAVIAALEGMKYEGLTGTEEIRKADHQVIKDYYLLKGKAKSKMKNPADYVDVVSSGKSFLAVDKTGCKLA
- a CDS encoding branched-chain amino acid ABC transporter permease translates to MTVYLLQTINGIGIGMLYFLLAVGLSIVFGLLRFVNFAHGAFYLLGAYLCFQAMQWGLDFWAALVLVPLCVGALGWLAEKLLLRRVYAKAHEFHILVTVGLALAVQEIVIVFWGPLGNSVATPELLQGVVMWGSFIYPKYRLFVIGFTAVLAVLLWWVLEGTRLGSAVRAGSESTEMVSLLGINVFRVFSLVFALGAATAALAGVLAAPIRGAEPFMGVEALSVAFVVVVIGGLGSFGGALVGGLLIGIVQSLMSTIWPPGASLMIYVAMGAVLLLRPHGLLGRRG
- a CDS encoding branched-chain amino acid ABC transporter permease, coding for MPKKITFLLALVVALVLPLVLRSGSLASEVLIYALAALGCNLLLGYTGLLSFGQGIFFGLGSYTIAILLTRLSLPMPLALLAAIAMGALGAAVVGWVAIRQRGTYFVMLTLAFAQMFYFVAYTASGLTGGDNGLLDVPRPAFMDTPWKYYAFVAVMFLIAFGLLLRVTDSVFGRTLLAIRDNEDRAAAVGYDLKRFKLLAFVISGAVTGLAGGLHAMMTGIAPLSNAEYHTSEMILVITVIGGTGNLFASVLGSAFYVLLADWLSTLWPRWLLLLGLLLIGVSIGMQRGLWGLGESAWRRVFRKAPPSVAAAPGVKGEKA
- a CDS encoding ABC transporter ATP-binding protein, with translation MTQPILIEAIGVTKHYGKFAALGGVDLKIKRNTVHSVIGPNGAGKTTLFHMLTGTGTTTGGRILFDGHDVTHEPDHKRVQRGMARSFQVTSLFASLSVRENLRVAAQGIAPRQAMNCWRAPVGERACAETVAEVLERVGLQRLADASASELSHGQQRRLEVGMALAAKPKAIFLDEPTSGMGIDDLDDMKRLIRGLRDAHTVVLIEHNMNIVMDISDTVTVMQLGRVLAEGLPGDIRADARVRTAYLGNMITGGKA
- a CDS encoding ABC transporter ATP-binding protein; protein product: MSAKNILEVEALHAHYGKSHVLQGVSMTVGEAELVTLLGRNGAGKSTTLKSIAGAVTPSGGRVRFQGADIAGLPPHRIATRGVCLVPEHRGVFKLLTVEENLLLGQRRDSPWQLGDIYRIFPRLKERRRNGGGQLSGGEQQMLAIGRALMNHPRLLILDEPVEGLAPVIVEEIVAQLKSIKAAGVAILLVEQNLEVCVQLADRHYILEQGVIVHEAGNSAFMADHDVKDRYLGVGLA
- a CDS encoding Zn-dependent hydrolase; the encoded protein is MNSPTQLRINGDRLWNSLMELAKLGATEKGGVCRIALTDLDRQGRDLFTRWAREAGCEVRVDRIGNIFARRAGRDDTRPAVVTGSHIDTQPTGGKFDGNYGVLAGLEVLRSLNDANVVTEAPLEIAVWTNEEGSRFVPVMMGSGVFADAFTLEHALAQRDNDGISVAEALASIGYAGTAPASAAASPVGAYFEAHIEQGPVLEANERVIGVVEGALGQRWYDVVVQGMEAHAGPTPMELRKDALLAASELVIEVNRIALAHAPHARGTVGWIDSYPNSRNVIPGRVKLSVDLRAADDVVLSAMDAELKETVQRIAAKGKVEATVEQVVYFPPQPFTPTLVSAVREAAQAQGMTWMNVISGAGHDAVYLARVCPTAMIFVPCLDGISHNEIEDAQPGHLEAGCNVLLQAMLQSAGVASS